From a region of the Latilactobacillus sakei genome:
- a CDS encoding histidine kinase: MTFKKFIRDHLFHIVFFFGGMFVLDIVLWLDPHMRLAKETLMYLDLLLTIFFCAFLIGLYLYHRKWFRTIQIRLNAKEDALNWPLTGATSAEKQYFQKYVNSLLDYHQQSIERLMHAQQDQKDFIDSWVHESKVPLAATQLLVESIEDQIPEEKFNQLTDELVQIEHYVEQVLYYSRLDSFSKDYLVQEYALKPLINQTIRQNRNYFIQNRIQFKLTGEDHTVLTDAKWLVFILNQIVSNALKYTPQNGQITIDLMHDEQGVWLSISDSGIGIPAEDLPRVFDKGFTGQNGRQSNQRSTGLGLYLAKSLSNKLGHELYASSTPGNGATFKLLFPFLSYYNDPDGSALFGRNQE; the protein is encoded by the coding sequence ATGACCTTTAAAAAATTCATTCGCGATCACCTATTTCACATTGTATTCTTCTTTGGTGGCATGTTTGTCTTAGATATTGTCTTGTGGTTAGATCCTCACATGCGCCTTGCTAAAGAAACCTTAATGTACCTCGATTTATTATTAACCATTTTCTTTTGTGCGTTCTTAATTGGCCTTTATCTCTATCATCGTAAATGGTTTCGAACAATTCAGATCCGCCTTAACGCTAAAGAAGACGCCCTTAACTGGCCACTGACTGGTGCTACATCAGCTGAAAAACAATACTTCCAAAAATACGTTAATTCGCTATTGGACTATCACCAGCAAAGTATTGAACGTTTAATGCACGCCCAACAAGATCAAAAAGACTTTATTGACAGTTGGGTTCACGAAAGCAAAGTTCCTTTGGCCGCAACCCAACTACTAGTGGAATCGATTGAAGATCAAATCCCAGAGGAAAAATTTAATCAACTCACTGACGAACTCGTTCAAATCGAACACTATGTTGAACAAGTCCTCTACTATTCTCGACTCGATAGTTTCTCCAAAGACTACTTGGTACAAGAATATGCCTTGAAACCTCTCATCAACCAAACCATTCGCCAAAACCGGAACTATTTTATCCAAAATCGGATTCAATTTAAATTAACCGGTGAAGACCATACTGTTTTGACTGATGCGAAGTGGCTAGTCTTCATCTTAAATCAAATCGTCTCGAACGCTTTGAAGTACACCCCTCAAAATGGCCAAATCACAATTGATTTGATGCATGATGAACAAGGTGTTTGGCTCAGTATCAGCGATTCTGGTATCGGTATTCCCGCTGAAGATTTACCGCGCGTCTTTGATAAAGGCTTCACTGGTCAAAATGGGCGCCAATCCAATCAACGCTCAACTGGCCTAGGCCTCTACCTTGCTAAATCATTAAGCAACAAACTCGGTCACGAACTTTACGCCAGCTCAACACCTGGCAATGGTGCGACCTTCAAATTACTATTTCCCTTTTTAAGTTACTATAATGATCCCGATGGCAGCGCACTATTTGGTAGAAATCAGGAATAA
- a CDS encoding GTP pyrophosphokinase, whose product MVENWKKFLMPYEQAVSELKIKLRGMRKQYQQNNEHAPIEFVTGRVKPIDSIKEKMQRRYITEDLLEQDMQDIAGLRIMCQFVEDIHEIVGLLHQRTDMKIIEERDYVSNVKPSGYRSYHIVVEYPVQLISGEKLILAEIQIRTMSMNFWATIEHSLNYKYQGEFPETLKARLKRAAEASFMLDKEMSEIREEIQEAQQLFSYGKWQSALEKATENDSEGDAPD is encoded by the coding sequence ATGGTCGAAAATTGGAAAAAATTCCTGATGCCTTATGAACAAGCCGTTAGTGAATTGAAAATAAAATTACGTGGTATGCGTAAACAATATCAACAAAATAATGAACATGCCCCAATCGAATTTGTAACGGGCCGGGTCAAACCGATTGATAGTATCAAGGAGAAAATGCAACGGCGGTATATCACAGAAGATTTATTGGAACAAGATATGCAAGATATTGCTGGGTTACGAATTATGTGTCAGTTCGTCGAGGATATCCACGAAATTGTGGGTCTATTACACCAACGAACCGATATGAAGATTATCGAGGAACGCGACTACGTTTCAAACGTTAAACCTAGTGGTTATCGTTCATATCACATTGTGGTGGAATACCCCGTGCAATTGATTAGTGGTGAAAAATTGATCTTGGCAGAAATTCAGATTCGGACAATGTCGATGAATTTCTGGGCAACGATTGAACATTCACTCAATTATAAATACCAAGGGGAATTCCCTGAAACCTTGAAAGCACGTTTAAAACGGGCAGCCGAAGCGTCATTTATGTTAGATAAAGAAATGTCTGAAATTCGCGAAGAAATTCAAGAAGCACAACAACTCTTTTCATATGGCAAGTGGCAGAGTGCTTTGGAAAAGGCAACTGAAAATGATTCTGAAGGAGATGCCCCAGATTGA
- a CDS encoding PTS lactose transporter subunit IIC, which yields MDSFISFMEKRFLPVAAKVGNQRHLIAIRDAFVTTMPLMILGAFATLLNNLPIPAYTNFMNSVFSKTVGTGADKAYIWTKFGGNAWSGTFAILSVFIVFLVAYNLGKSYDVNPLASGVTALGSFFAVGGLAGMDSMGLFVALIVAMISTEILRRLLGNKHLVIKMPDGVPPAVAKSFAALLPSMITISIFALFATILLGFGIENIVTSFYKAVQEPFQGLANSYPSALLLAFITPFLWFFGLHGANMIEPFMQTINAPAITANITAIKAGKVAPYIVNKPFFDSFVNLGGTGATLGLIFAIWLVGRKNKQYMVVGNLSAAPGVFNINEPLTFGLPIVLNPILFIPYILTPMVLVTIAYFATSTGLVPAATIMPPWVTPPIIGGIMATVSWQGGVLAAVNLLVSTIIYLPFIKIATSMALKEEAAREQQEAA from the coding sequence ATGGATTCATTTATTAGTTTCATGGAGAAACGATTCTTACCAGTTGCCGCTAAGGTTGGGAACCAAAGACACCTAATTGCCATTCGGGATGCCTTTGTCACAACAATGCCGTTGATGATTTTAGGTGCTTTTGCGACCTTACTCAATAATTTGCCAATTCCGGCATATACCAATTTTATGAATAGTGTTTTCTCAAAGACAGTTGGTACTGGCGCAGACAAAGCTTATATTTGGACTAAATTTGGGGGAAACGCTTGGAGCGGGACTTTTGCAATTTTGTCGGTCTTCATCGTTTTCCTAGTAGCCTATAACTTAGGTAAGTCTTACGACGTTAATCCGCTAGCATCAGGTGTCACAGCATTAGGGTCATTCTTTGCTGTTGGTGGCTTGGCTGGCATGGATTCAATGGGCTTATTCGTGGCCTTAATTGTCGCAATGATTTCAACTGAAATCCTCAGACGTTTATTAGGTAACAAACACTTAGTAATCAAAATGCCTGATGGGGTACCACCGGCAGTTGCTAAATCGTTTGCTGCTTTATTACCATCAATGATTACCATTTCAATTTTTGCATTATTCGCAACAATTTTATTAGGTTTTGGTATCGAAAATATCGTGACATCCTTCTACAAAGCCGTTCAAGAACCATTCCAAGGGCTTGCAAACAGCTATCCTTCAGCTTTATTATTAGCATTTATTACACCATTCTTATGGTTCTTCGGCCTACATGGTGCCAACATGATCGAACCATTCATGCAAACCATCAATGCACCTGCTATTACTGCTAACATCACAGCGATTAAAGCTGGCAAAGTAGCGCCTTACATCGTTAACAAGCCATTCTTTGATTCATTTGTTAACTTAGGTGGAACTGGCGCAACCTTAGGTTTGATTTTTGCAATCTGGTTAGTTGGTCGTAAGAATAAACAATACATGGTTGTTGGTAACTTAAGTGCCGCACCTGGTGTTTTCAATATCAACGAACCTTTAACTTTCGGGTTACCAATTGTGTTAAATCCAATCTTATTTATTCCTTATATCTTAACCCCAATGGTTTTAGTCACAATTGCGTATTTTGCAACGAGCACAGGTTTAGTACCAGCAGCCACCATCATGCCACCTTGGGTAACACCACCAATTATCGGCGGGATTATGGCAACTGTTAGTTGGCAAGGCGGGGTTTTAGCCGCAGTTAACTTACTCGTTTCAACGATTATCTACTTACCATTTATTAAAATCGCCACATCAATGGCATTAAAAGAAGAAGCAGCCCGTGAACAACAAGAAGCTGCCTAA
- a CDS encoding DNA-binding response regulator, with product MFEIMIVEDDPTIANLIAENLEKWQLKAIIPDNFDTIFDRFLTDKPHLVLLDINLPVYDGFYWCRKIREVSKVPIIFISSRSTNMDMVMSMNMGGDDFVNKPFSMEVLIAKINALLRRTYNYVDQNTDVIEHNGLLINLQSGGAQVGDTVVDLSKNEYKLLQFLMRQHGQIVSREKLLRALWDDERFVDDNTLTVNINRLRKKIEQAGLEDYIQTKIGQGYIIP from the coding sequence ATGTTTGAAATTATGATTGTTGAAGATGATCCTACAATTGCTAACTTGATTGCCGAAAACCTAGAGAAATGGCAGTTAAAAGCCATTATCCCTGATAATTTCGATACCATTTTTGACCGTTTTTTAACGGATAAACCCCACTTAGTCTTACTCGATATCAACCTCCCTGTTTATGACGGCTTCTATTGGTGTCGCAAGATTCGTGAAGTTTCTAAAGTCCCCATTATTTTCATCTCTAGCCGCAGCACCAACATGGATATGGTAATGTCGATGAATATGGGCGGTGATGATTTCGTTAACAAGCCCTTTTCAATGGAAGTGCTAATCGCCAAAATCAACGCCCTCTTACGCCGGACCTATAATTACGTTGATCAAAATACCGACGTGATTGAACATAACGGGCTACTCATTAATTTACAAAGTGGTGGGGCCCAAGTTGGTGACACTGTGGTTGACCTTTCTAAAAATGAATATAAATTACTTCAATTCTTAATGCGTCAACACGGTCAGATCGTCAGCCGTGAAAAACTCTTACGAGCATTATGGGACGATGAACGCTTTGTCGACGACAATACCTTAACCGTCAACATCAATCGCCTCCGTAAAAAAATCGAACAGGCCGGCTTGGAAGATTATATCCAAACCAAAATTGGCCAAGGCTACATCATCCCCTAA
- a CDS encoding RluA family pseudouridine synthase, with product MKFEWQYTDSEGCILRNFLRRHAISRSQLSKIKFSGGQILVNGQEAHTNIRLVQNDVVTVYLAPEVAVEHVIPVKGDLKIAYEDDHFLIIDKPAFVASLPAPNHPNNTMANFVKQYLIDEQAESLAVHVVTRLDRDTSGLMMFTKHGFAHSLLDRQLQSKELQKTYIAIASGDMRKDLPQHAWIDRPIKRSEEFYMRRVVGEGGKRSLTEYWQAAHGDGATLVKLKLLTGRTHQIRVHFASLGHSLIGDNLYGESDDLLPRQALHCRQLTFYHPFEERTITVKSPVPADFSAVLAQRQFDFDETTL from the coding sequence ATGAAATTTGAGTGGCAATACACAGACAGCGAAGGCTGCATTTTACGAAATTTTTTAAGACGACATGCTATCTCACGAAGTCAGCTATCGAAAATCAAATTTTCAGGTGGCCAGATCTTGGTGAATGGGCAAGAAGCGCATACCAACATCAGATTAGTTCAAAATGATGTGGTGACGGTTTATCTTGCCCCAGAAGTGGCGGTGGAACACGTCATCCCAGTCAAGGGTGATTTAAAGATTGCCTATGAAGATGATCATTTCCTGATTATTGATAAACCAGCCTTTGTCGCTTCGCTACCGGCTCCCAATCATCCAAACAATACGATGGCGAATTTCGTTAAGCAATACTTGATTGATGAACAAGCAGAAAGTTTAGCGGTGCACGTTGTGACGCGTTTGGATCGTGATACGAGTGGCTTGATGATGTTCACTAAACACGGTTTTGCGCATAGTTTGTTAGATCGACAATTACAATCTAAAGAATTACAAAAGACGTATATCGCAATTGCTAGTGGCGATATGCGCAAAGATTTACCGCAACATGCGTGGATTGATCGTCCGATTAAACGCTCGGAAGAGTTTTACATGCGGCGAGTGGTCGGTGAGGGTGGTAAGCGCTCATTGACCGAGTATTGGCAAGCCGCTCACGGTGACGGGGCCACACTCGTTAAATTAAAGTTACTAACAGGGCGGACGCACCAGATTCGGGTTCACTTTGCGTCGTTAGGTCATTCGTTAATCGGGGATAACCTCTATGGTGAATCTGATGATTTATTACCGCGCCAAGCACTCCATTGCCGCCAATTGACGTTCTATCACCCATTTGAAGAACGAACAATTACGGTGAAGAGTCCGGTGCCCGCTGATTTTAGCGCCGTTTTAGCGCAACGCCAGTTTGATTTTGATGAAACCACACTTTAA
- a CDS encoding adaptor protein MecA, whose amino-acid sequence MRMEKIDENTIRVLLENDDLEERGITGLDLLSNHKKIERFFYSILEEVDQDHVFANNDAVTFQVLPNEQGLELLISKNLSNLDLSKAQSEMVQGKDGITEYIKDQLLKRDTASAEDDEEEDEIESYLNQADNPTKQVVLGFDTFEDWIALAQQLHIESGVSNLFVYKHQYYAQLVFFLENTTETFVQDDLAVANEFGHKTNYTADFLSEYGQKVMENSALELTRYYFKD is encoded by the coding sequence ATGAGAATGGAAAAAATCGATGAAAACACAATTCGTGTTTTATTGGAGAATGATGATCTAGAAGAGCGTGGTATTACTGGACTCGATTTATTGAGCAACCATAAAAAAATCGAGCGCTTCTTTTACTCAATCCTAGAAGAAGTTGATCAAGATCACGTCTTTGCCAATAATGACGCGGTTACTTTCCAAGTTTTACCTAATGAACAGGGATTAGAATTGTTAATTAGTAAAAATTTATCTAATCTTGATTTGAGTAAAGCACAATCAGAAATGGTTCAGGGTAAAGATGGTATTACGGAATATATTAAGGATCAACTGTTAAAGCGGGATACAGCATCTGCTGAAGATGATGAAGAGGAAGATGAAATCGAATCTTATTTAAATCAAGCTGATAATCCAACCAAACAAGTTGTTTTGGGGTTTGATACATTTGAAGATTGGATTGCCTTAGCACAACAGTTGCACATCGAAAGTGGTGTTTCGAACCTCTTTGTTTATAAACACCAATATTACGCGCAATTAGTGTTCTTCTTAGAAAATACAACGGAAACATTTGTCCAAGATGATTTAGCAGTTGCTAATGAATTTGGTCATAAAACAAATTACACAGCCGATTTCTTAAGTGAATACGGGCAAAAAGTTATGGAAAATAGCGCATTGGAATTAACGCGTTACTATTTTAAGGATTAG
- a CDS encoding adenylate cyclase, which translates to MTQTIEREFKVSLTEQQFKQLQAAYPWPTPFTQTNYYYELPQNELQRRHMGLRTRLYQDHAEQTLKVPQAGATRTLLEITDTMPLATAQHLIDQQTIHPDQQIAKYLEAIGIDWSALFIWGQATTKRQVLTLASGRLTLDQTTYPDQAADYELELEFDDVALAKAFFQDIIKRFKLAQTAPLNKIQRARNHQS; encoded by the coding sequence ATGACTCAGACCATTGAACGTGAATTTAAAGTCAGTCTCACTGAACAACAATTTAAACAACTGCAAGCCGCTTATCCATGGCCGACACCTTTTACCCAGACTAATTATTACTACGAACTACCACAAAATGAGTTACAACGCCGACATATGGGGTTACGAACTCGTCTTTACCAAGATCATGCAGAACAGACACTGAAAGTCCCCCAAGCTGGTGCGACTCGTACCTTATTGGAGATTACAGATACAATGCCATTAGCCACCGCACAGCATTTGATTGACCAACAAACCATTCATCCCGATCAGCAAATTGCTAAGTATCTAGAAGCAATCGGGATTGATTGGTCAGCCCTTTTTATCTGGGGACAAGCCACTACTAAGCGGCAAGTTCTAACGCTTGCCAGTGGTCGTCTAACCTTGGATCAAACAACCTACCCTGATCAGGCCGCTGACTACGAATTAGAACTAGAATTTGACGACGTAGCACTCGCCAAAGCCTTCTTTCAAGATATCATTAAGCGCTTCAAACTAGCACAAACCGCGCCACTCAATAAGATTCAACGTGCTAGAAATCATCAAAGCTAA
- a CDS encoding ABC transporter permease produces MLLRLLVRSTLNRARDYAAYLMACIMAIVVYFCFTAIKTDPVLSKLKSAGERLFFGGTIQVASIIIILFTVFFLAYANLFFMKKRRREVGMLSVMGVTRLQISGLFFAESLVIGTIALLIGLFFGIFLSKLFGMLLLRMMGISVAIPFLISWDAIKQTTLTFGLLFLLTGLLNSSLIFRYQLVDLLHPTEFSRKTRRPNWLTTIWGFTGVVLIIGGYYLAEHIFVLMPSLEKRYGYGIDIVYLGAILWFEIIGTLAFFQAYTQVWLRIERHWKRLYYHGTHLLSVTNLSYRFKKNAKTLWMITILSAVTITALGSAAMVYTFSQKMLRENIPADVIYSKYQKKGVERILQAHKVTPQRTTVTTYKIVDAQFELATPLLSDSMTRAGATGVLPISRYNALMAQQFKLPATQLRPNEAVAMIDLPMTMIKMPHHKRLAPADQPGIPLQIKQPELPQLRIIHLRRLFPNGVSVNFYGNLNMVAVPDQYYDQIKSATIDHVYALDLTPKQRRNKKLMRAFFNLSQNTKKQSYLTETRNENGFKRYRVTTKTTQNGFMRTDLLLRKPNQDRANANFGFYMYIALFIALTFMLATGSIIMLKQLSEAQEEILQYKTLKRIGMTYSEIKRTIYFQILIIFLLPIILGTLHAIFAIRLLSLFLDNPGLQLVYIVCGIFIMIYFVFYLVTAEIYNRIVNIPLNDDALY; encoded by the coding sequence ATGCTGTTGCGACTCCTCGTTAGAAGTACTCTTAATCGGGCCCGGGATTATGCGGCGTATTTGATGGCCTGTATTATGGCAATTGTTGTTTATTTTTGTTTCACCGCTATCAAAACCGATCCGGTATTGTCGAAATTAAAGTCGGCAGGTGAACGCTTGTTTTTTGGTGGGACGATTCAAGTTGCCAGCATTATTATCATTTTATTTACGGTCTTCTTTCTAGCGTATGCTAACTTATTCTTTATGAAAAAGCGGCGTCGAGAGGTAGGAATGCTTAGTGTGATGGGTGTTACGCGACTACAAATCAGTGGCCTATTTTTTGCCGAGAGCCTAGTGATTGGGACGATTGCGCTTTTGATTGGTTTGTTTTTCGGAATCTTTCTATCGAAATTATTTGGCATGCTGTTGTTACGGATGATGGGCATCAGTGTCGCGATTCCGTTTTTAATTTCTTGGGATGCGATTAAGCAGACGACGCTCACTTTTGGTTTACTCTTCTTGTTAACGGGGCTACTAAATAGTAGTTTAATTTTTCGCTATCAATTGGTGGATTTACTGCATCCAACTGAGTTTAGTCGTAAAACGCGCCGTCCTAATTGGTTAACGACCATCTGGGGGTTCACCGGCGTGGTCCTAATTATTGGGGGGTATTATTTAGCGGAACATATTTTTGTACTGATGCCGTCTCTGGAAAAACGTTATGGGTATGGGATTGATATTGTTTATTTAGGGGCTATTTTATGGTTTGAGATTATTGGGACACTAGCCTTTTTTCAAGCTTACACCCAGGTTTGGTTACGGATTGAACGCCATTGGAAACGGCTCTACTATCACGGGACGCATTTACTGAGCGTGACGAACTTAAGTTATCGTTTTAAGAAAAATGCGAAAACCTTGTGGATGATTACGATTTTAAGTGCCGTGACCATCACCGCGCTAGGGAGTGCTGCGATGGTGTATACGTTTAGTCAAAAAATGTTACGTGAAAATATTCCAGCAGATGTTATTTATTCTAAATATCAAAAAAAGGGTGTTGAGCGAATATTACAGGCGCATAAGGTAACGCCGCAACGCACAACCGTAACAACTTATAAGATTGTTGATGCGCAGTTTGAGTTAGCAACGCCCTTATTGAGTGATTCAATGACACGAGCAGGTGCGACGGGGGTTTTGCCAATATCACGGTATAATGCGTTGATGGCGCAACAATTTAAGTTACCGGCGACGCAGCTAAGGCCTAACGAAGCTGTTGCGATGATTGATTTACCGATGACGATGATTAAGATGCCACATCATAAACGTCTAGCGCCGGCAGATCAACCGGGGATTCCCCTCCAAATTAAACAACCGGAGCTACCTCAATTGCGGATTATTCATCTTCGGCGGCTGTTTCCTAATGGTGTGTCGGTTAATTTTTATGGCAATTTAAATATGGTAGCTGTCCCAGATCAATATTACGATCAAATCAAGTCGGCTACAATTGACCACGTTTACGCGCTTGATTTAACACCTAAACAACGCCGAAATAAAAAATTAATGCGCGCTTTTTTTAACCTATCGCAAAATACCAAAAAACAAAGCTATTTGACAGAGACTAGAAATGAAAATGGGTTTAAACGTTATCGAGTAACCACCAAAACAACCCAAAATGGATTCATGCGGACCGATTTATTGTTGCGCAAGCCCAATCAAGATCGCGCGAATGCTAACTTTGGTTTTTATATGTATATTGCTTTATTTATCGCGTTAACGTTTATGTTGGCGACTGGGAGTATCATTATGTTGAAACAATTATCAGAGGCCCAAGAGGAAATTTTGCAATATAAGACTTTAAAACGCATTGGGATGACTTATTCGGAAATTAAACGGACGATTTATTTCCAAATTCTGATAATCTTTTTGTTGCCGATTATCTTAGGGACGCTACATGCTATTTTTGCAATTCGATTATTGAGTTTGTTTTTGGATAATCCTGGGTTACAATTAGTCTATATTGTGTGTGGCATTTTTATCATGATTTATTTTGTATTCTATCTTGTGACTGCTGAAATCTACAATCGTATCGTCAACATACCGTTAAATGACGATGCACTATATTAA
- a CDS encoding multidrug ABC transporter ATP-binding protein, which translates to MTVVAVQQVSKVYGHRFNLVNALNNISFEVEEGEFVGIMGPSGAGKTTLLNMIATIDRPTHGQVMIKNQVVTKMREAKLANFRRHDLGFIFQDFNLLDSLTVKENILLPLALDKLSVALIEKRLAQVTQVLGIGGLLDRYPDEISIGQRQRVACGRAMIINPTLLLADEPTGSLDSKSATELLRYLTEINRQEKTTILLVTHDAFTASYCRRILFIKDGQLFSEIVRSGDRQQFFNQIIDMQATIGGGGRYNAVATPR; encoded by the coding sequence ATGACAGTGGTAGCTGTTCAACAAGTTTCTAAAGTTTACGGGCATCGCTTTAATCTAGTGAATGCGTTAAATAATATCTCGTTTGAAGTGGAAGAAGGAGAATTCGTCGGAATTATGGGACCTTCTGGGGCTGGTAAGACGACGCTTTTAAATATGATTGCGACGATTGATCGGCCCACGCACGGCCAAGTAATGATCAAGAATCAAGTTGTGACGAAAATGCGCGAGGCTAAATTAGCTAATTTTAGACGCCATGATTTAGGCTTTATTTTTCAGGACTTTAATTTACTGGATTCATTGACGGTTAAGGAGAATATTTTGTTACCGTTAGCGTTGGATAAATTAAGCGTTGCTTTAATTGAAAAGCGTTTGGCACAGGTGACACAAGTTCTCGGGATTGGCGGCTTATTAGACCGCTATCCAGATGAAATTTCAATTGGGCAACGGCAACGTGTGGCCTGTGGTCGGGCAATGATTATCAACCCAACATTGTTGTTGGCTGATGAACCGACGGGGAGTTTGGATTCAAAATCAGCGACAGAGCTTCTACGGTATTTAACAGAAATTAATCGTCAAGAGAAAACGACGATTCTATTAGTGACGCACGACGCGTTCACGGCTAGTTATTGCCGGCGAATTCTGTTTATCAAGGATGGGCAGCTATTTTCCGAGATTGTCCGCAGTGGTGATCGACAACAGTTTTTTAATCAAATCATTGATATGCAAGCAACAATTGGCGGGGGAGGTCGTTACAATGCTGTTGCGACTCCTCGTTAG
- a CDS encoding NAD(+) kinase, protein MRITVYSNDGSSSRQVADKLTNKLINNGFTMDAQTPEVVISVGGDGTLLSAFHRYADALDQIRFIGVHTGHLGFYTDWRDFEVDDLVVALQEDLGQSISYPLLEVKITYADTNEVQHFLALNEVTLRRYAATLRTDVYIKENFFESFRGDGLCVSTPTGSTAYGKSIGGAVLHPRLEAMQLTEIASINNRVYRTLAAPIVLPSDEWLLLKPSRTSDYVVTIDQFTFKDRPIESMQFKIAKERIQFARYRHTHFWDRVEDAFIGSKHEI, encoded by the coding sequence TTGAGAATAACGGTATATAGCAATGACGGCAGCTCTTCTCGACAAGTGGCTGATAAACTGACCAATAAGTTAATTAACAACGGTTTTACGATGGACGCGCAAACACCAGAAGTGGTGATTTCAGTGGGTGGTGATGGGACGTTATTGTCTGCTTTTCACCGCTATGCCGATGCGCTAGATCAAATCCGCTTTATCGGGGTCCATACAGGGCACCTGGGTTTTTATACGGATTGGCGGGATTTTGAAGTTGATGATTTAGTGGTCGCTTTACAAGAAGATTTGGGTCAGAGTATTAGTTATCCGTTACTCGAAGTTAAGATTACCTATGCTGATACCAACGAAGTCCAACACTTCTTGGCATTGAATGAAGTGACGTTGCGGCGTTACGCGGCAACCTTGCGGACTGATGTTTATATCAAAGAGAACTTTTTTGAAAGCTTCCGTGGCGATGGGCTATGTGTTTCGACACCAACCGGCTCAACGGCTTATGGGAAATCAATTGGTGGTGCAGTCTTACATCCACGCTTAGAAGCGATGCAATTGACTGAAATTGCGTCGATTAATAATCGGGTTTACCGGACGCTGGCCGCACCAATTGTGTTGCCTTCTGATGAGTGGTTACTATTAAAACCCTCACGCACCAGCGATTACGTTGTGACGATTGATCAGTTTACGTTTAAGGACCGACCAATTGAATCAATGCAATTTAAAATTGCAAAAGAAAGAATACAGTTTGCACGTTATCGACACACCCACTTCTGGGACCGTGTCGAAGATGCATTTATTGGGTCAAAACATGAAATTTGA
- a CDS encoding transcriptional regulator Spx has protein sequence MVTLYTSPSCTSCRKARAWLKEHNIPFKERNIFSEPLNKNEIKTILRMTEDGTEEIISTRSKIFQQLNIKIDDLSVNELLDLVQENPGLLRRPIILDEKRLQVGYNEDEIRRFLPREVRALELQQAQLMAGF, from the coding sequence ATGGTTACATTATATACTTCACCAAGTTGTACATCTTGTCGTAAAGCTCGTGCGTGGTTAAAGGAACATAACATTCCATTTAAAGAACGCAATATTTTTTCGGAGCCTCTCAATAAAAATGAAATTAAAACCATTTTGCGAATGACTGAGGACGGCACTGAAGAGATTATTTCAACGCGTTCTAAGATTTTCCAACAATTGAATATTAAAATTGATGATTTATCTGTTAATGAATTATTGGATCTTGTTCAAGAAAACCCTGGTCTATTAAGACGACCAATTATCTTGGATGAAAAACGACTTCAAGTCGGGTATAACGAAGATGAAATTCGCCGTTTCTTACCACGCGAAGTACGGGCACTAGAATTACAACAAGCACAATTAATGGCAGGATTCTAA
- a CDS encoding dithiol-disulfide isomerase, with translation MLEVFLYINPIGQRCLQSEKALLKIIDEADMNIHFKFIPVLNLQNVERYMQFQNLNRRDLDLRNHVFSTIYEAVLAYKAATFQGSKKSQAFLMQLQQVFQKPDTKLDTKLVLEIAEKVHLDTEMLLEDWHSDLTKQVFDSDQQLACEMNIKMTPSAVAFDYSKDDSEAGLLIENCDSYDLLKEVCSQGVSPEDTYQKLQKHKANVTKIAFRVLS, from the coding sequence TTGTTAGAAGTGTTTTTATATATTAACCCGATCGGCCAACGTTGCTTACAATCCGAAAAGGCACTTTTAAAAATCATTGATGAGGCTGATATGAATATCCATTTCAAGTTTATACCCGTCCTCAACCTACAAAACGTTGAACGTTATATGCAATTTCAAAATTTAAATCGACGTGACTTAGACCTAAGAAATCACGTTTTTAGTACAATTTATGAAGCGGTCTTAGCTTATAAGGCCGCAACCTTCCAAGGCAGCAAGAAGAGCCAAGCATTTTTGATGCAGCTCCAACAAGTTTTTCAAAAACCTGATACTAAACTTGATACAAAATTGGTCTTAGAGATTGCAGAAAAAGTTCACCTAGATACTGAAATGTTACTTGAAGACTGGCATAGCGATTTAACCAAACAAGTTTTTGATTCGGATCAACAACTTGCTTGCGAAATGAATATTAAAATGACACCATCAGCCGTTGCTTTTGACTATTCTAAAGATGACTCAGAAGCCGGTCTATTGATTGAAAATTGTGATTCTTACGACCTCTTGAAGGAGGTCTGTTCTCAGGGAGTGAGTCCTGAAGACACGTACCAAAAATTACAAAAACATAAGGCTAATGTGACTAAAATCGCCTTTCGCGTACTGTCATAA